From Debaryomyces hansenii CBS767 chromosome C complete sequence, a single genomic window includes:
- a CDS encoding DEHA2C06710p (weakly similar to uniprot|Q12096 Saccharomyces cerevisiae YOR320c GNT1 N-acetylglucosaminyltransferase capable of modification of N-linked glycans in the Golgi apparatus) produces the protein MKLVLGNGLVNLSWEYMLSFSILLYFIFTQLIFVFEDHSLAKNLKVIPSEVINALFDNFNKNLNFDKYAYVQYATDFDYLNLAIINFIVLRRSSTKIPNLVVLFNRALQEDKNRFDGLRDLSLRYSVTLKPIPIIENVNAESPTWSKSFTKFHIFNEVKYDRIVYFDADSMLLHTQWNDNSSIVNNESNVPENLDELFTIPEIIDIALPQAYWLTKHTKASGKIKAPDGKGYQDEITALINEISKSVNDSLVFEKLPSLLVQSQKSNHRNNFFATHVMVVKPSNEIFNELKKYVHNPWLWSLHKRHALRNKSDYDMEVLNKFIDNVLQENENFKVGILPHKVYGVLTGEFRELSHESFVSEAQFLPFITGELNEQWRPIEIIRNIKLIHFSDSPIPKPWEGMNNFHFYNKFRIYCHDAGFDADLFNSLFPTSWKPRLTTDCDSVNIWNWIMAEYQKLHNELWMV, from the coding sequence ATGAAACTTGTTTTAGGTAATGGACTTGTCAACCTTTCCTGGGAATACATGCTCCTGTTTAGCATTTTgctatattttatttttacGCAACTAATATTCGTTTTCGAAGACCACAGCCTTGCTAAGAATTTAAAAGTCATACCATCGGAAGTAATTAATGCAttgtttgataatttcaataaaaatttgaatttcgATAAATATGCTTACGTTCAGTATGCAACTGATTTCGACTACTTGAACTTGgcaataattaattttattgtcTTGAGAAGGTCTTCCACTAAGATACCGAACTTGGttgtattatttaataGAGCCTTacaagaagataaaaatcGATTCGACGGCCTCAGAGATCTTTCTCTACGATATTCTGTTACGTTGAAGCCTATCcccattattgaaaatgtcaATGCCGAAAGTCCGACATGGTCAAAATCTTTCACTAAATTTCACatatttaatgaagttAAATACGATCGTATTGTCTATTTCGACGCAGATTCCATGCTTCTCCATACGCAATGGAATGATAATTCAAGTATTGTTAACAATGAATCCAATGTTCCCGAAAACCTCGATGAATTGTTTACTATACCTGAAATAATCGATATAGCTTTGCCACAAGCGTATTGGCTAACTAAGCATACTAAAGCTTCAGGAAAAATTAAGGCTCCAGACGGAAAGGGGTATCAAGACGAGATAACCGCATTaatcaatgaaatttcaaagtccGTTAATGATAGCTTAGTTTTTGAAAAGCTTCCATCATTGTTAGTTCAAAGTCAGAAGCTGAACCATaggaataatttttttgcaaCACATGTTATGGTAGTTAAACCTTcgaatgaaatatttaatgaattaaagaaatacGTTCATAATCCTTGGCTTTGGTCACTTCACAAGAGACATGCATTAAGGAATAAATCTGATTATGATATGGAGGTTTTGAACAAgtttattgataatgtttTACAAGAAAAcgaaaatttcaaagttgGAATATTACCACATAAAGTATATGGTGTATTGACAGGAGAATTTAGAGAGTTACTGCATGAATCGTTTGTCTCCGAGGCTCAATTCCTACCATTTATCACCGGCGAATTGAATGAACAATGGCGACCTATTGAAATTATACgaaatataaaattgattcatttcTCTGATTCTCCTATACCTAAACCATGGGAGGGcatgaataattttcatttctacAATAAATTTAGGATATATTGCCATGATGCCGGTTTTGATgctgatttatttaattcattattccCAACATCGTGGAAGCCAAGACTCACCACCGACTGTGATAGTGTgaatatttggaattggaTCATGGcagaatatcaaaaattgcaCAATGAATTATGGATGGTGTAG
- a CDS encoding DEHA2C06776p (some similarities with uniprot|Q875I5 Saccharomyces paradoxus TyA3p) → MYIDILHEAIEALWIENKVMRNELEKERELQRKERKRELEIAKKETLEREAKLFLQNTKVTYSGSRNLYRIKHFSEEILLISENFELDDRQLIIIAGRNMTGRAKIWFNEHTAREESQSETFDQFIQALELQFSEEYDTHVQFTKLLNLRQIGKVSTFNNNFDELLEKLPSDYFSEEAKLLLYLTKLGKVTKKQVNSKKPTSLSAAKRFAVEYGDTHNNS, encoded by the coding sequence ATGTATATAGATATTCTACATGAGGCTATTGAAGCATTGTGGATTGAGAATAAAGTGATGAGAAATGAActagaaaaagaaagagaacTTCAGCggaaagaaagaaagagagAGTTggaaattgcaaaaaaagaAACATTAGAAAGAGAGGCTAAATTGTTTCTTCAGAATACCAAGGTTACTTATTCAGGTAGCAGAAACCTCTATAGAATTAAACATTTTTCGGAAgaaattcttttaatttcagAAAACTTCGAATTGGACGATCGGCAGCTTATCATCATTGCAGGAAGAAATATGACAGGAAGGGCCAAAATCTGGTTCAATGAACATACGGCTCGTGAAGAAAGTCAATCTGAGACCTTCgatcaatttattcaagcCCTCGAACTACAATTTAGTGAAGAGTATGATACACACGTTCAgtttacaaaattattgaatttacgCCAAATTGGAAAAGTTAGTACATTCAACAATAACTTCGACGAATtgcttgaaaaattaccaTCTGATTACTTCTCTGAAGAAGCTAAATTACTTCTTTATCTAACAAAGCTTGGGAAGGTTACCAAAAAACAAGTAAACTCCAAGAAGCCAACAAGTTTAAGTGCTGCGAAAAGATTTGCAGTAGAATATGGCGATACACATAACAATTCTTAA
- a CDS encoding DEHA2C06798p (similar to uniprot|P53552 Saccharomyces cerevisiae YNL139c RLR1 Required for LacZ RNA expression from certain plasmids): MSTESEALMYFDDKVINEFEGVGSESLIQLLQAPDQTSQDTENVTSQIFTELLLVYEEEKITLEAIIQFLSLAIKDEFIAVIFCQVFDVFPLSVSLQKLLLEIHQRQNIIKASTFSKMIGHESISKSSIVPTDTLMKQLNTHKRDEFYTQKKYNLIHEESEGYAKLMVEIYNILKYSDTSYQVDYALRIIEELTGHYNLDPNRTLDILIELYSNNFVGNQDFAIDLLRKSQWWPSEESDCFSSMENLSQGGNETAAKIIGLRISKQPLDKDLPETLKILFACLIKEGFVSFGSIYKYVTPGDEEMKALEADYKKQLNEKIFKASASALALASPLQEDEEDEHTSKDKKPSSQGNPKQKVGTLQSKLNSNLRFQLLRVFLGNGLYWPSIYILTEYPFLAYVDDEINELINRLFSSMLAPLYGSIKVFSDEELDRLQTSKQVAFSRPFNNVRYEESPCTELLSFKPTIKSFTHKRFHYFYTNWNKKIPQINNPDDLFKISKEFLKFNGVNLAKDLELFSKICEIGVWDLNKNQDNESRKHEWLHYFRNFIFPAMPLIEENSIIIDKAYSILSFYDSEDRFNLYSEMHQVLAKNNPLIKIAYGKAEKSTKDVLKRLSKENVRPMMRRLAKISFSNPLPCFLTILQQIESYDNLNTLVVETARYFNNYGWDTLTLAILMRLTASGRSNIQDDGLNERQWIQSLASFIGKICHRYPNAIDLKTLITFLLKSLHNKENVGLIVLREIFICMGGIQTIADLTLRQIDMINCGSSLEKVVYRTIDDLRFERFKSGHILVKTLVELDAVNELLILLCQLGDDMLFNSDQSHLKVLANKSDDLSTVLHLFTQLINFFGNSEDLAELLLPVSEFTTKYHVPPSFAFEIWRQTISKRILAATDSDDIFNPVLSDIMSQSSQTLSSKAWDYLSTGLYATFWQLSLYDINYTEELYDAELEKLKSNINSIKDTLLINKRNSEVSRISIDKYKKDLKQNEDFVSVIPEENESHLKHYELISKRLTKESSHWFTMGGTENIKSQVQSFFQYCLLPRAIHSSFDAAYSAKFLFQLHKMEATNFSIIIALNELIKSNILFGTLFTSTPAEAENLGLFFAELLKRLHAWSNESTFNAEAKNSTLFSEADTTQELTYDIFRKLLFEYHDIILKDVGKALEVKEYMCRRNAITFLKYLVGIYPNVEDHCEKIVTYLENIALNEEREDLKLSSSALIGHVKSRSKYWVPLWEFIPMDDEEKEAHVQKRNAIKENIKKLEQESKDRIKEKELKEKLMREKELSEKKNHTSTISYDESKSTSSRPGTRTSDSAKTRYDYYSKYGENKVKSQPKDETSTGAQKVAKVENEVAEKSKQDDKKENSKQLDLKARIREAKKELKESHKSNSTPVSKEASPASSNESINSKDQTKGSIPARKPNAPSALNAPNTPNTPNAPNAPNAPKAQSNSRLTEENRSKSRTPLPPQDIAAQKDTQNDSRYNEKNQQFGGRRYNENYNSNRYNQRSYTQNNQQNRLQQKRPIPPPPSRGPSRPIPPPPPPPAGLKLTNDHQHRHDNQGGRNNGRYDTKRKHDTYNSSGRGYDKKPRY, encoded by the coding sequence ATGAGTACAGAATCAGAAGCTTTGATGTACTTTGACGATAAAGTAATCAATGAATTCGAAGGGGTTGGAAGTGAAAGTTTAATACAATTATTGCAAGCTCCCGATCAAACAAGCCAAGATACTGAAAATGTCACATCACAAATTTTCACAGAGCTTCTATTAGTGtacgaagaagaaaagataaCGTTAGAAGCCATCATACAATTTTTGTCTTTGGCAATTAAAGATGAATTCATAGCTGTAATATTTTGTCAAGTGTTCGACGTTTTCCCGTTGTCAGTTTCTTTGCAAAAGCTTTTATTGGAAATTCATCAGCGCCAGAATATAATTAAAGCGtcaacattttcaaaaatgataGGTCATGAATCGATACTGAAACTGTCTATTGTTCCTACGGATACATTGATGAAGCAATTAAACACACACAAGAGAGACGAATTCTATACgcagaagaaatataatttaatccATGAAGAATCAGAAGGATATGCCAAATTGATGGtagaaatttataatattttgaaatacaGCGACACTTCGTATCAAGTTGACTATGCCCTCCGTATAATTGAGGAATTGACTGGGCATTATAATTTGGATCCGAACCGTActcttgatattttgattgaattatataGTAATAACTTTGTTGGGAATCAAGACTTTGCTatagatttattaagaaaatCCCAATGGTGGCCTTCAGAAGAGAGCGATTGTTTTTCATCCATGGAGAACCTTTCTCAAGGTGGTAATGAAACTGCTGCTAAGATTATTGGCTTGAGAATTCTGAAACAGCCATTAGACAAAGACTTACCTGAAACCCTTAAAATTTTGTTTGCTTGCTTAATTAAGGAAGGTTTTGTAAGTTTTGGATCGATTTATAAATATGTAACCCCTGGcgatgaagaaatgaaaGCTTTGGAGGCCGATTATAAAAAACAGTTGAACGAAAAGATTTTCAAGGCAAGTGCTAGTGCACTCGCATTAGCATCTCCATTACAAGAAGACGAGGAAGATGAACATACATCTAAAGACAAAAAGCCATCATCCCAAGGTAATCCAAAACAAAAGGTGGGCACTTTGCAGTCAAAATTAAACTCTAATCTTAGATTCCAGTTACTACGTGTGTTTTTAGGTAACGGTTTATATTGGCCTTcgatttatattttgacTGAATACCCTTTTTTGGCATATGTTGACGAcgaaataaatgaattaataaacCGTTTATTCAGCTCGATGCTAGCACCATTATATGGTTCTATAAAGGTGTTTTCTGACGAAGAATTGGATAGGTTACAAACGTCAAAGCAAGTTGCTTTTTCAAGACCATTTAACAATGTTCGTTATGAAGAGTCTCCCTGTACAGAATTATTGAGCTTTAAGCCCACTATTAAGAGTTTTACCCACAAGCGCTTTCATTACTTCTATACAAACTGGAATAAGAAAATACCTCAAATCAACAATCCTGATGATTTGTTTAAAATCTCAAAAGAATTCCTTAAATTTAACGGTGTAAACTTAGCTAAGGATTTAGAATTGTTTTCTAAAATATGTGAAATAGGGGTTTGggatttaaataaaaatcaaGACAATGAAAGTAGGAAACATGAATGGCTTCATTATTTTAGAAACTTTATTTTTCCAGCTATGCCATTGATAGAAGAAAActcaattataattgataagGCTTACTCCATTTTATCGTTTTATGATTCTGAAGATCGTTTTAATTTATACAGTGAAATGCATCAAGTATTAGCGAAAAATAATCCATTGATAAAAATTGCGTATGGCAAGGCAGAGAAATCCACAAAAGATGTTCTAAAGAGGTTGTCCAAGGAGAATGTACGTCCTATGATGAGAAGACTAGCCAAAATCAGTTTTTCTAACCCGTTGCCTTGTTTCTTAACTATTTtacaacaaattgaaaGTTATGATAACTTAAATACCTTGGTTGTCGAGACTGcaagatattttaataattatggGTGGGATACGTTGACATTGGCAATTTTGATGAGACTTACTGCTTCAGGGAGATCAAATATACAAGATGATGGGTTGAATGAACGTCAATGGATTCAATCATTGGCATCTTTTATTGGTAAGATTTGTCATCGCTATCCTAATGCAATAGATTTAAAAACATTGATAACATTCTTATTGAAATCTCTtcataataaagaaaacgTTGGGTTAATTGTTTTGAGAGAGATATTTATATGTATGGGAGGTATCCAAACAATTGCGGATTTAACGTTACGTCAGATTGATATGATTAACTGTGGATCATCATTAGAGAAGGTAGTCTATAGAACAATCGATGATTTACGGTTCGAGAGGTTCAAATCTGGTCATATATTAGTTAAAACTCTCGTGGAACTTGATGCTGTTAATGAACTATTAATTTTGCTCTGCCAATTAGGTGATGATATGTTGTTTAATTCTGATCAATCTCATTTGAAAGTCTTAGCAAATAAGAGTGACGATTTAAGTACAGTCTTGCATCTATTTACGCAActaatcaatttcttcggAAATAGTGAAGATTTGgcagaattattattaccgGTTTCAGAATTTACAACGAAGTACCATGTGCCGCCGTCATTtgcatttgaaatttggaGACAGACTATCAGTAAGAGGATTTTAGCAGCTACAGATTctgatgatattttcaatccTGTATTGAGTGATATTATGAGTCAAAGCTCTCAAACCCTATCTTCAAAAGCCTGGGATTATTTATCAACTGGCTTGTATGCAACATTCTGGCAATTATCCCTTTATGATATCAATTATACAGAAGAATTGTATGATGCTGAATTAGAGAAGTTAAAATCGAATATAAACAGTATCAAGGATACtcttttaattaataaaagaaatagCGAGGTCTCaagaatatcaatagatAAGTATAAGAAGGATTTAAAACAAAATGAGGATTTTGTTTCAGTCATTCCAGAGGAAAACGAGAGTCACTTGAAGCattatgaattaatttcCAAAAGATTAACTAAGGAGTCATCACATTGGTTCACAATGGGTGGtactgaaaatattaagCTGCAAGTTCAAtcatttttccaatattgtCTTCTTCCAAGAGCAATTCACTCATCATTTGATGCAGCGTATTCAGCGAAGTTTTTATTTCAGTTGCATAAGATGGAAGCTACTaatttttctattattattgctCTAAATGAACTAATTAAAagcaatattttatttggtaCATTATTTACATCTACTCCTGCCGAGGCAGAAAATCTTGGTTTGTTTTTTGCAGAATTACTAAAGAGGTTGCATGCATGGTCAAACGAAAGCACGTTCAATGCTGAAGCAAAAAATTCCACGTTGTTTTCAGAAGCAGACACTACTCAAGAACTAACGTACGACATCTTTCGTAAATTATTGTTTGAATACCAcgatattattttgaaagatgttGGCAAAGCATTGGAAGTTAAAGAATATATGTGTCGTCGTAATGCAATTACtttcttgaaatatcttGTTGGTATTTACCCTAACGTAGAGGATCATtgtgaaaaaattgtaaCTTACCTTGAGAATATTGCCTTGAATGAGGAGAGAGAGGacttaaaattatcatcaagCGCATTAATTGGACATGTAAAATCGAGATCAAAATATTGGGTGCCTTTGTGGGAATTTATCCCTATGgacgacgaagaaaaagaagcaCATGTTCAAAAGCGAAATGcaataaaagaaaatattaagaaattagaGCAAGAAAGTAAGGATAGAATCAAAGAGAAGGAGCTTAAGGAGAAGCTTATGAGAGAGAAAGAACTCtcagaaaaaaaaaatcataCAAGTACAATCAGCTATGATGAATCAAAGTCAACATCATCAAGACCTGGTACGAGAACTTCTGATTCTGCTAAAACAAGATACGATTATTACTCGAAGTACGGAGAAAATAAAGTGAAGAGCCAACCAAAGGATGAGACTTCTACGGGAGCACAAAAGGTAGCCAAGGTAGAGAATGAAGTCGCAGAAAAATCGAAGCAAGATGACAAGAAGGAAAATTCCAAACAATTAGATTTGAAGGCGCGAATCAGAGAAGCAAAGAAGGAATTAAAGGAGTCGCACAAATCTAATTCAACGCCAGTATCGAAAGAGGCTTCTCCAGCTTCATCCAATGAAAGCATTAACAGCAAAGATCAAACAAAAGGAAGCATACCAGCAAGAAAACCGAATGCACCTAGCGCACTTAACGCACCTAACACACCTAACACACCTAACGCACCTAACGCACCGAACGCGCCGAAAGCTCAACTGAATTCCAGACTAACTGAAGAGAACAGATCTAAACTGCGTACTCCTCTTCCACCACAAGATATAGCTGCTCAAAAGGATACGCAGAATGATTCCagatataatgaaaaaaatcaacaatttggAGGTAGAAGATACAATGAAAACTATAATTCGAATAGATATAATCAAAGATCATATACTCAAaataatcaacaaaatagGTTGCAACAGAAGAGACCTATTCCACCACCTCCATCTAGAGGACCCTCAAGACCTATTCCTCCCCCACCTCCACCGCCAGCTGGTCTCAAACTAACCAATGATCATCAACATAGACATGATAATCAGGGGGGCAGAAATAATGGTAGATATGATACCAAGAGAAAACATGATACGTATAACAGCAGTGGAAGAGGCTACGATAAGAAACCAAGATACtaa
- a CDS encoding DEHA2C06820p (similar to uniprot|P39933 Saccharomyces cerevisiae YPR186c PZF1 Transcription factor IIIA (TFIIIA) with putative Zn-fingers): protein MESSETASVSSRASSSSARPKNYICDEPDCGKAYSKPSLLEQHKRSHTNERPFKCSETGCDKSFLRKSHLQAHLLSHEDQESKPFQCATCGKGVNTLQHLKRHEITHTKSFICTFEGCNESFYKHQSLRHHTLSVHEKKLLCNKCNKSFNRPYRLAQHNIKYHSDSPAYQCDHQGCFGNFMTWSALQLHIKTEHPKIKCPICGKGCVGKKGLRSHMNIHDEEKIVKLWNCNYCNIGKFVKKADLIDHYNTYHDRNLPDDLLKPIEREQLDKLLSEKDSTNIDFNTLEGLQSKGFVEVPSDEEKEENDYMSNGLQASHKSLNSLNLTLESGKASIVDLISNNYSKRKVPCPKKNCDRMFSRDYDLERHLKWHESHLKKIEAFLKSLESEEKVPDSNMHDKRLFPENDEPVMATKRHHAMESSDDDFELDDLIDEELKSIQAGQTASNNTTNVK, encoded by the coding sequence ATGGAATCTTCGGAGACAGCGTCCGTATCCTCAAGGGCGTCATCGTCTTCAGCTCGACctaaaaattatatttgtgACGAGCCAGACTGCGGGAAGGCCTATTCTAAACCATCGCTCTTAGAACAACATAAAAGATCACATACTAATGAAAGACCCTTTAAATGCTCGGAAACTGGATGCGACAAGTCATTCCTAAGAAAGTCACATTTACAAGCACATTTGCTTTCTCATGAAGATCAAGAAAGTAAACCCTTCCAGTGTGCAACTTGCGGCAAAGGTGTAAATACCTTACAACATTTAAAGAGACACGAAATAACACATACAAAATCATTCATTTGTACATTTGAGGGCTGTAATGAATCATTTTATAAGCATCAGTCACTCAGACACCATACGCTATCGGTTcatgaaaaaaaattattatgcAATAAGTGTAATAAATCGTTTAACAGACCGTATCGATTGGCACAGCAcaatattaaatatcaCAGTGACTCGCCGGCTTATCAATGTGACCATCAAGGCtgttttggaaattttatGACGTGGTCGGCTTTACAATTGCATATAAAAACTGAGCACCCAAAGATAAAGTGTCCTATATGTGGGAAAGGTTGCGTGGGTAAGAAAGGGCTTCGGTCACACATGAATATTCacgatgaagaaaagataGTCAAATTATGGAATTGTAATTATTGTAACATTGGAAAATTTGTGAAAAAAGCTGATTTGATAGATCATTACAACACTTATCACGACAGAAATCTTCctgatgatttattgaaaccGATCGAACGAGAACAGTTAGATAAACTTCTAAGCGAGAAGGACTCTaccaatattgattttaatacTTTAGAAGGATTACAATCAAAAGGGTTTGTGGAAGTACCGTCGGATGAAGAGAAGGAAGAGAATGATTACATGTCCAATGGTTTGCAAGCTTCACataaatctttgaattcGTTGAATTTAACTTTGGAATCTGGAAAAGCATCTATTGTAGATCTTATTCTGAATAATTATCTGAAAAGGAAAGTTCCATGTCCGAAAAAGAATTGTGATAGAATGTTCAGCCGTGATTATGATCTTGAGAGACATTTAAAGTGGCATGAATCTCACTTAAAAAAGATTGAAGCGTTTTTAAAAAGTCTTGAGCTGGAAGAAAAAGTCCCAGATAGCAATATGCACGATAAGAGGTTATTTCcagaaaatgatgaacCTGTGATGGCTACCAAGAGACATCATGCAATGGAAAGTAGTGACGACGATTTTGAGCTAGATGACTTGatagatgaagaattaaaatcgATTCAGGCTGGCCAAACGGCAAGTAATAATACTACGAATGTAAAATAG